A window of the Cryptosporidium parvum Iowa II chromosome 7, whole genome shotgun sequence genome harbors these coding sequences:
- a CDS encoding kelch repeats protein, with translation LDKMVKKKKSDVKLKKAAEKREKQLCKSQNKHLKELKRDGIDDIIKTVEGFDLNSGGDDLEIQCSIIQSERPSPRISSSYNIHPISGEVIIFGGEYYDGKEVKCFHDLYKWNIDKDEWRQVVIGNVKSSNNYSGGPKPRCSHQAVIFNECLYIHGGEYSTENQFYHFRDLWRLNLKNYSWQEVKTTGLSPTPRSGHRMVVWRHYFVVFGGFHDTIRETRYFNDIHVFDTKTLHWVRIDSSKYESCPSPRSGVQMVLCPNSDRIFIYGGYSKIKDNSKNSVGKTHSDSWFIDMKPFLNQGLPIWERVSKKGNPPSARSGSTIIGYKNQCIIFGGVFDHDDELGLNLNSTFYNDLYVFEVNNKRWYEIELSKHKIKQEFFGDNQPNANSNFADISTHKKDEARNINNTKDIDSSDKHLRVKGKLSKFGLEQQNSLNSNLPNDELGERKVSNSEIKFENESIDLPLPRINCGMFLRGNVIYIYGGLFESGKRNITLDDCWCFNILKKDEWVCVLPLSVKSQEWVDSDSDTESNISSEYFSSSNESCYLGEESDFSEQEYELSENEQNELSRKAIEDVIKKYQLDDSNKTPFVNESIREFFMRTKAYWLNLIMKEEMGRISDGKDLSRRAFMMARERADQIKTYINLVSKFENSQTKFEN, from the coding sequence tTAGATAAAATggtgaaaaaaaaaaaatctgaTGTAAAGCTAAAAAAAGCAGCGGAGAAGAGGGAAAAACAACTTTGTAAGTCACAGAATAAGCACTTAAAAGAGCTTAAACGAGATGGTATAGatgatataattaaaactGTGGAAGGTTTTGACCTAAATTCCGGAGGTGATGATCTTGAGATTCAATGCAGTATTATTCAATCAGAAAGGCCAAGTCCAAGAATCTCTTCTTCATACAATATTCACCCAATATCTGGAgaagtaattatttttggcGGTGAGTACTATGATGGAAAGGAGGTTAAGTGCTTTCATGACCTATATAAATGGAATATTGATAAAGATGAATGGAGGCAAGTTGTAATAGGTAATGTGAAATCATCAAACAATTATTCTGGCGGTCCTAAACCCAGGTGTTCTCACCAGGCAGTTATCTTTAATGAGTGCTTATATATTCATGGTGGAGAGTATTCTACTGAAAATCAGTTTTACCACTTTAGAGATTTATGGCGGCTTAATTTAAAGAACTATTCATGGCAGGAAGTTAAGACTACAGGGCTCAGCCCTACTCCAAGGAGTGGCCATAGAATGGTTGTTTGGAGACATTACTTTGTAGTTTTTGGAGGATTCCATGATACAATAAGAGAAACACGATACTTTAACGATATCCATGTTTTTGATACAAAAACATTGCATTGGGTCAGAATTGATTCATCGAAATATGAATCTTGCCCATCACCAAGGAGTGGCGTTCAAATGGTTCTCTGCCCAAACAGTGATCgcattttcatttatggaggatattcaaaaattaaagataacTCAAAAAATTCTGTTGGGAAAACTCACTCTGATAGTTGGTTTATTGATATGAAGCcatttttaaatcaagGACTTCCAATCTGGGAAAGGGTATCCAAGAAAGGGAATCCGCCATCTGCAAGATCTGGTTCCACGATTATTGGATATAAAAATCAATGCATAATCTTTGGTGGTGTATTTGATCATGATGATGAGCTCGGGTTGAATCTCAATTCTACCTTTTATAATGATTTATATGTGTTTGAagtgaataataaaaggtGGTACGAAATTGAGCTTTCCAAACATAAAATTAAACAGGAATTTTTTGGCGATAATCAGCCTAATGCAAACTCAAATTTCGCAGACATTAGCACCCACAAGAAAGATGAGGcaagaaatataaataatacaaagGATATTGATTCATCTGATAAGCATTTAAGAGTTAAAGGAAAATTATCAAAGTTTGGTTTAGAACAGCAAAACTCTTTAAATAGTAACCTGCCCAATGATGAGTTAGGAGAAAGAAAAGTAAGTAATtctgaaataaaatttgaaaatgaatcaatTGACTTGCCACTTCCACGAATTAATTGTGGAATGTTTTTGAGAGGAAAtgttatttatatttatggcggattatttgaatcagGTAAAAGGAATATTACATTAGACGATTGTTGGTGTTTTAacattttgaaaaaagacGAGTGGGTATGTGTGCTCCCATTAAGTGTAAAATCACAGGAATGGGTTGATTCCGACTCTGACACAGAGAGTAATATATCTTCAGAATATTTTAGCTCATCGAATGAAAGTTGTTATTTAGGGGAAGAAAGCGATTTTAGTGAACAGGAATACGAGTTAAGCGAGAACGAACAAAACGAATTATCTAGAAAAGCTATTGAAGACgttataaaaaaatatcaattagATGATTCAAACAAAACCCCATTTGTTAATGAATCAATACGCGAATTTTTCATGCGCACAAAGGCATATTGGTTGAATTTGATTATGAAAGAAGAAATGGGGAGGATTTCTGATGGAAAGGATTTATCAAGGAGGGCATTTATGATGGCAAGAGAAAGGGCTGATCAAATTAAAacttatattaatttagttAGTAAATTCGAAAATAGCCAAACTAAGTTTGAAAATTAG
- a CDS encoding Mpp10 family of U3 processosome protein: MEEINLFLKFFENGPVNLQEISHESSKMKKIIFSIFKIVITDLDKKALIDGLINKFEIDNSSLWNSFELILRPELKKLNFNIENIVKKVEFELYNSNSITYLNKTFKKALLFGDKENITKKNSKKFIDQTKSSEQALTNNKSSIQGIENIDFFDYDEMVKFVDEGVKNPNFEYSESDISDFSDPSGVDDASNLKYDDFFLDTKSNDESVIENSLKDYEIDGFSPSESEIVLNKNKLSENLINITQFPNTKLDHMSKLSLDKNKMDMIIDEFEANIIKEKEWYKLGETSITDREKNSLLDIHLEVPQFSSANNSVKYIDGLSNEIISNDKSKVEDINPYLESIVRQRILNDLFDDVKPKIELLKEFDRENKNEGTEIQTEKSKLSLAEIYSKKYEEQIIGNINDEHSDEKKQLSELFTEIMRKLDNLSNQYYATNLPILRDSILNENTPALKTEDSIPVIISNSTRLAPQEIKPQGRLLKRSEMTRLEKRSDRNSIKRKIKKRKELGSDSKIDAKLSSKIKGKSLNKRGKLVIEPHEHESFNKRFKSHHFIS; encoded by the coding sequence atggaggaaattaatctttttttaaaattttttgaaaatggtCCAGTTAATTTACAAGAAATTAGCCATGAAAGCAgcaaaatgaaaaaaataattttttctattttcaaaattgtAATTACGGATTTAGATAAAAAGGCATTGATAGATGGTTTGATTaacaaatttgaaattgataaCTCTTCTCTCTGGAActcatttgaattaattcttAGACCTGAACTAAAAAAActtaactttaatattgagaatattGTCAAAAAGGTTGAATTTGAGCTATATAACTCAAACAGTATAACCTACTTaaataaaacttttaaGAAAGCTCTGCTATTTGgtgataaagaaaatatcactaaaaaaaattcaaaaaaatttatagaTCAAACTAAAAGTAGTGAGCAAGCTttaactaataataaatcttcaattcAAGGCATTGAAAACattgatttttttgattacGATGAAATGGTTAAATTTGTCGATGAAGGAGTTAAAAATCCGAACTTCGAATACAGTGAAAGCGATATTTCTGACTTCAGTGATCCTAGTGGTGTTGATGATGCCtctaatttaaaatatgaCGATTTTTTCTTAGATACGAAAAGTAATGATGAATCCGTTATTGAAAACTCTTTAAAAGATTACGAAATAGATGGTTTTAGTCCATCTGAGTCTGAAATAGTCTtgaacaaaaataaattaagtGAAAATTTGATCAATATCACGCAATTTCCTAATACGAAATTAGATCATATGTCTAAATTAAGTCtagataaaaataaaatggaTATGATAATAGATGAGTTTGAAGCAAACATTattaaagagaaagaatGGTATAAATTAGGTGAAACTTCAATAACAGatagagaaaaaaatagcTTGCTTGACATACATTTAGAAGTACCTCAATTTTCAAGTGCAAATAATTCagtaaaatatattgatgGACTaagtaatgaaataatttcaaatgaCAAATCTAAAGTAGAAGATATTAATCCATATTTAGAGAGTATCGTTAGGCAAAGGatattaaatgatttgTTCGATGATGTGAAACCAAAAATCGAATTGCTAAAGGAATTTGAtagagaaaataaaaatgaaggTACAGAAATACAGACCGAAAAGTCAAAACTAAGCTTAGCAGAAATTTactcaaaaaaatatgaagaaCAAATAATTGGCAATATAAACGACGAGCACTCtgatgaaaaaaaacaacTTTCAGAACTCTTTACTGAAATAATGCGTAAATTAGATAACCTGTCAAATCAGTATTATGCCACAAATTTACCAATTCTTAGGGATTctattttaaatgaaaacaCTCCAGCGCTTAAGACTGAAGATTCTATTCCAGTAATTATTTCGAACAGCACAAGACTAGCCCCACAAGAAATAAAACCTCAAGGAAGACTTTTGAAAAGATCTGAAATGACGCGTCTGGAAAAAAGATCAGATCgtaattctattaaaaggaagataaagaaaagaaaagaattagGCTCTGATTCGAAGATAGATGCGAAATTAAGCAGTAAAATAAAGGGCAAATCGCTAAATAAAAGAGGAAAATTAGTTATTGAGCCTCATGAGCATGAGTCATTCAACAAACGCTTTAAATCACatcattttatttcataa
- a CDS encoding Hs17p, histone methylase yields MFTFFLDFYLARENWYRYPSDQLIMPIRISPEIFNIGLNLSENDLNNYDNNRFGPALTEVSDSKKLKRALSDFKEIGYDFICVPVNQMVKDKNDTNFFSSKPKFLGHYEISGSDWNTGVIGRFPAEGHSNLNEARKLLDWCDFIGYHAVIISIDKLSIHFLSMISSFIGLTSTGVQIWIEIEINENNSIDEQLSEWQITNTIINASPNTKIGLSLKIDSNLSRISIEDYSRFFGEPIKCMFINYDFFESKRSGSSISEVLKHSMRAKVPISIYFNDNISSNVKSIIKNSYNNIVKFIKSFPPLSSKQKYEYNYIDVLQMPLQPLSNNLKSIEYEVFERDHIKYEKYFHAVKLFLSENNIKSEEIKVLIVGSGRGGLIKSAFNAFSYIGINSFKIMCVEKNRNAVLTLKAKMNYKDNANWEKVDIINSDIRTVQLDEKYDLIISELIGSFGDNELSPECLIFAQRFLKPSGIMIPQRYTSYLEPISCRKVWNNAVSYLKSKTLEIPFVSRLKSHYKISLEGPKEVFSFHHPTEINEEIMENEIFTTVEFTSRAESTLHGFLGYFKCDLYNEVGFSTLPSDLTNNPISWFEFFIPISNPILLKKFDKLTFNIWRKSNKDRVWYEWLVTKPSTSFIHNLNGRAYNMHL; encoded by the coding sequence atgttcactttttttcttgatttttatttagcGAGGGAAAATTGGTATCGTTACCCCTCAGATCAGCTAATTATGCCAATTCGAATTTCTCCTGAAATATTCAACATCGGACTGAATTTAAGcgaaaatgatttaaataattatgatAATAATCGTTTTGGACCAGCATTAACAGAAGTTAGcgattcaaaaaaattaaaaagagcATTGAGcgattttaaagaaattggaTATGACTTCATTTGCGTTCCTGTTAACCAAATGGTAAAAGATAAGAATGACACCAACTTTTTTAGTTCTAAACCAAAATTTCTAGGACATTATGAAATCAGTGGAAGCGATTGGAATACTGGTGTTATTGGCCGGTTCCCTGCGGAAGGGCACTCAAACCTTAATGAGGCCAGAAAATTACTTGATTGGTGCGATTTTATTGGTTATCATGCggttattatttcaattgatAAACTTTCAATACACTTCTTATCTAtgatttcttcttttattgGACTGACCTCTACTGGTGTTCAAATTTGGatagaaatagaaataaatgaaaacaATTCAATTGATGAACAATTGAGTGAATGGCAGATTACAAACacaataataaatgcaTCAccaaatacaaaaatagggctttcattaaaaattgaTAGCAATTTATCTAGAATTTCAATAGAAGATTATTCTCGTTTTTTTGGAGAGCCTATAAAGTGCATGTTCATAAATTATGATTTTTTCGAATCAAAGCGTTCAGGCTCGTCAATTTCAGAAGTACTCAAACATTCTATGAGAGCCAAAGTACCTATTTCAATTTActttaatgataatattagttCTAATgttaaatcaataattaagaACTCATACAACAATATTGTAAAGTTTATAAAAAGTTTTCCTCCATTATCCAGCAAACAAAAATACGAATATAATTACATTGATGTTCTTCAAATGCCACTTCAACCTTTGTCGAATAATCTAAAAAGTATTGAATATGAAGTTTTTGAAAGAGATCACATAAAATATGAAAAGTATTTTCATGCAGTtaagttatttttatctgaaaataatataaaatctgaagaaataaaagtttTGATAGTTGGATCAGGAAGGGGAGGGTTGATTAAGAGTGCATTTAATGCATTCAGTTATATAGgtattaattcatttaaaattatgTGTGTGGAAAAAAACAGGAATGCGGTTTTAACTCTGAAAGCAAAGATGAATTATAAAGATAATGCAAATTGGGAAAAGGTAGacataattaattcagaCATTAGAACCGTGCAATTGGATGAAAAAtatgatttaattatttctgaGTTAATTGGCTCCTTTGGAGATAATGAACTTTCTCCTGAATGCTTAATTTTTGCTCAAAGATTTTTAAAACCTAGTGGAATAATGATTCCTCAACGCTATACGTCATATTTAGAGCCTATATCTTGTAGAAAGGTTTGGAATAATGCAGTTTCGTATTTGAAATCAAAGACTTTGGAAATACCATTTGTCTCAAGACTAAAATCACattataaaatatcatTAGAAGGGCCTAAAGAAGTATTCTCGTTCCATCATCCCacagaaattaatgaagaaattatgGAAAACGAAATTTTCACTACTGTTGAATTCACATCAAGAGCTGAATCCACCCTTCACGGTTTTCTAGGTTACTTTAAGTGCGATCTCTACAACGAAGTTGGCTTTTCAACTTTACCTTCTGATCTTACTAATAATCCTATAAGTTGGTTCGAGTTTTTTATTCCTATCAGCAACCCTATATTactaaaaaaatttgacaAACTAACATTTAACATCTGgagaaaatcaaataagGATAGAGTATGGTATGAATGGCTTGTTACAAAACCGTCAACTAGCTTTATACACAATTTAAATGGTAGAGCGTATAATATGCACTTgtag
- a CDS encoding RPR domain protein (involved in RNA metabolism) has product MPFFTNTGFNTEEFESQLHLFAQKLQTINTQQDVICALSESIICIKENTVILQLYMRVVEEYSSRAPPEHLIPLVYILNDFAQKCKSQAHYTSEALFNIFNQINLYHTEYMAKARRCYNIWKIREIFDNDTLRKLDCALLGLTPPVPSALSCGNLKELQALNSEPYHRANAVNNLTDSSQRNQTNNDTYNEPNYLELQFNTHNEDDLKLESQYLTLCASVDNVLKDAASIREKRKIIQNICSMNRTSKLSSNEKLLKLIEMEWDLRCNICLNLQETLNLLDHLHSEVIIRLSNTVTTLQG; this is encoded by the coding sequence ATGCCTTTCTTCACTAATACTGGATTTAATACTGAGGAGTTTGAGTCACAATTACATTTGTTTGCTCAAAAGCTACAAACTATTAACACTCAACAGGATGTAATTTGCGCGTTATCTGAATCAATCATTTGTATTAAAGAAAACACGGTAATTTTACAATTGTATATGAGAGTTGTCGAAGAATATAGTAGTAGAGCACCACCTGAACACTTAATTCCGCTTGTTTACATATTGAACGATTTTGCTCAGAAATGTAAGTCTCAGGCACATTATACATCCGAAGCTTTATTTAACATTTTCAACCAGATTAACTTATATCATACAGAATATATGGCTAAGGCAAGAAGATGTTACAATATTTGGAAGATCagagaaatatttgataatgaTACATTGAGGAAACTAGACTGCGCTTTATTAGGACTCACTCCACCTGTTCCATCTGCACTCTCATGTggaaatttaaaagaacTACAGGCCTTAAATTCAGAACCATATCATCGGGCAAATGCTGTTAACAATTTAACAGACTCTTCTCAACGTaatcaaacaaataatGACACTTACAATGAGCCTAATTACTTAGAACTACAATTTAACACACATAATGAAGACGACTTAAAGCTTGAAAGCCAATACTTAACACTTTGCGCAAGCGTAGATAATGTTCTTAAAGATGCAGCAAGTATTAGggagaaaagaaaaattattcaaaacaTTTGCTCAATGAATAGAACAAGTAAGCTTTCTTCCAACGAAAAGTTACTTAAGCTAATAGAAATGGAATGGGATTTGCGTTGTAATATATGCTTAAATCTGCAAgaaactttaaatttacTTGATCATTTACATTCAGAAGTTATTATAAGACTCTCTAATACAGTAACAACATTACAAGGATAA
- a CDS encoding PP2C phosphatase, translated as MKDNNDRTIEAYQGTLKHDKLNANLSNMNGTPLLVHEELNDFNYKLDEEHGWYVGDNSVWLYNKDNDVYYSSSLSKLFRLDQEKLRLIEMSTNFELEEVSNKEINIAHVEDECTPFLERGIHAGTSVIPSPTKNLDLCEDRHITKKQFFFNFNNQTPSTFFFSALFDGHAGNNCVEYVHQRLLTNIYTVFSQNMSRFSDKRSLCRAENSVCRVDNTRIFSSYIVESLCKGIKKGFEITNNSFLSIARKNKVFDGTTALVCIIFGPDPIDNKLKLVIGNCGDSKLILGYKSGNNSISAKRLTRIHRLSDINERTRIEKAGGKVEFCNGAWRVLVKKQQRYSFDVSAKCIGLCTSRSIGDINMKEPQLLCISDPEITVHEIDLENDLFLILATDGITDFFTDEELVGITEKNLKCTPTEAANELTKEAEKKGSLDDKTATVIYFQWSISELLNN; from the coding sequence ATgaaagataataatgacAGGACTATCGAGGCTTATCAAGGTACATTGAAACACGATAAACTAAACGCCAATCTTTCGAATATGAATGGTACGCCTTTGCTTGTTCATGAAGAATTGaatgattttaattataagCTGGACGAAGAACACGGTTGGTATGTAGGCGATAATTCGGTATGGctttataataaagataatgaCGTTTACTACAGCAGCTCATTATCAAAGTTATTCAGACTTGACCAAGAGAAATTGAGACTGATTGAAATGAGTACAAACTTCGAGTTGGAAGAAgtttcaaataaagaaattaatattgcGCATGTAGAAGATGAATGCACACCATTTTTGGAAAGGGGGATTCATGCAGGAACCAGCGTAATTCCGAGCCCAACAAAGAATTTAGATTTGTGTGAAGACAGGCATATTACAAAGAAgcaattcttttttaattttaacaaCCAAACTCCTAgcacatttttttttagcgCACTTTTCGATGGGCATGCAGGTAATAATTGTGTTGAATATGTTCATCAAAGGCTATTGACAAACATTTATACTGTTTTTTCTCAGAATATGAGCCGATTTAGTGACAAAAGGTCACTTTGCCGGGCCGAAAATTCGGTTTGCAGAGTGGATAACACTcgaattttttcttcttataTTGTTGAATCTCTCTGTAAAGGGATCAAAAAAGGTTTTGaaattactaataatagTTTTCTTTCAATTGCAAGAAAGAACAAAGTATTTGATGGCACAACTGCATTAGTTTGTATCATTTTTGGGCCTGATCCCATAGAtaacaaattaaaattggTTATTGGTAATTGCGGTGATTCTAAACTTATTCTTGGATACAAAAGTGGAAATAACTCAATTTCTGCAAAACGCTTGACAAGAATTCATCGGCTTAGCgatattaatgaaaggACAAGAATCGAAAAGGCAGGAGGAAAAGTAGAATTTTGTAACGGCGCATGGAGAGTTCTGGTTAAAAAACAACAAAGGTATAGCTTTGATGTTAGTGCCAAATGTATTGGATTGTGCACATCTAGAAGTATTGGAGATATAAATATGAAGGAGCCTCAGTTATTATGTATTTCAGATCCAGAGATTACAGTTCATGAAATTGACTTAGAAAAcgatttatttttaatattagcAACGGATGGAATCACTGATTTTTTCACAGATGAGGAACTAGTGGGAATTActgaaaagaatttaaagtGCACTCCGACTGAAGCTGCCAATGAGCTTACTAAAGAGGCTGAAAAAAAGGGTAGCCTAGACGATAAGACAGCGACagtaatttatttccaatGGTCTATTTCCGAgttattgaataattaa
- a CDS encoding TRF4/5 nucletotidyl transferase, protein MFDTLKIKLDGPDAYLLEEEEKVKRSVVLNNMLRSAIQSRNKPDTSKMVETSEFINISSLKRKRNTSNEQFLRSKLNSNGERLESRKYNFFGAGNENDAQGLDKIMKLPWEKIPRYLYKSSGVDLFFIHLNNEIVQLVKWLELTNSEHMLRTRALARITLISHSLWPGSKVQPFGSYYTGLSLPTGDLDVCILNVPGDPKRRLREFASILKEWRLCTGIELILTAKVPIIKYVDSEACISVDISLNQESSIDTTKHISECLKKFSTLRPLLIVIKLFLRQRGLDETYLGGLGSYSQFCLVLSFLQQHSSSYSHTLYKSTTLGHLLFDFLELFGIVFNYSSTGIRLKGKGEYFNRRTTKSDSTLFLESPLPPHNDLGRGAFKYNDVRESFRLAFLDLVESRGRFNKICSSLEETKFKSPEYYSIISSIICTDYELFQCRARTVDKTQLSISAYRKPPYISNEIIKKVKLEMEKLDINVNAT, encoded by the coding sequence ATGTTTGATACTCTAAAAATTAAGTTAGATGGACCAGATGCATATCTTCTCGAGGAGGAGGAAAAGGTCAAGCGATCAGTGGTACTAAATAATATGCTTAGGTCTGCAATTCAATCAAGAAATAAACCTGACACATCAAAAATGGTAGAGACATCcgaattcattaatatctcGTCATTAAAGCGCAAAAGAAATACAAGCAATGAACAATTTTTAAGAAGTAAGCTTAATTCAAACGGTGAAAGGTTAGAATCTCGAAAGTACAATTTTTTTGGAGCtggaaatgaaaatgatgcTCAGGGTTTAGATAAAATAATGAAACTGCCATGGGAGAAGATTCCTAGATATTTATACAAGTCTTCTGGAGTTgatttattctttattcACTTAAACAACGAAATAGTGCAATTAGTTAAATGGCTGGAGCTGACTAATTCTGAACATATGTTAAGAACTAGAGCGCTAGCAAGAATAACATTAATTTCTCATTCCCTATGGCCTGGTTCAAAAGTCCAACCCTTTGGGAGTTATTATACAGGCCTTTCTCTACCAACAGGAGATTTAGACGTTTGTATTTTGAATGTTCCGGGAGACCCTAAGAGAAGACTTCGTGAATTTGCAAGcattttaaaagaatggAGACTCTGTACAGGAATTGAACTTATTTTGACAGCGAAAGTtcctattattaaatatgtAGATTCAGAAGCATGTATTTCCGTTGATATTTCTCTTAACCAAGAAAGTTCAATAGATACAACTAAACATATTTCGGAATGCcttaaaaaatttagtACATTGAGGCCTTTATTAATCGTTATAAAGCTATTTTTAAGACAGAGAGGTTTAGATGAAACTTACCTTGGCGGTCTCGGATCATATTCTCAGTTCTGCTTGGTTTTATCGTTTTTACAGCAACATTCATCATCCTACTCGCACACTCTCTATAAATCAACAACATTAGGGCATTTactatttgattttttggAACTGTTTGGTATTGTATTTAATTACAGTAGCACAGGGATTCGCTTAAAAGGGAAAGGTGAGTATTTTAATAGACGAACAACAAAATCTGATTCAACATTATTCTTGGAATCTCCCTTGCCACCTCATAATGATTTGGGAAGGGGTGCATTTAAATACAATGATGTGAGAGAGTCATTTAGACTTGCATTTTTGGACCTAGTCGAATCAAGAGGAAGGTTCAATAAAATATGCTCATCTTTAGAGGaaacaaaatttaaaagCCCGGAATACTATAGTATTATCTCTTCTATAATTTGCACGGACTATGAGCTTTTTCAATGCAGAGCAAGAACTGTTGATAAAACACAACTTTCAATAAGCGCATATAGAAAGCCTCCATATATTTCTAAtgaaattatcaaaaaagtGAAATTAGAGATGGAAAAATTGGATATAAATGTTAATGCTACTTGA